From the genome of Alphaproteobacteria bacterium:
CGTGCCATGGTCGCAACTCGTCGTTCCGGGGTCCGTGCGAAGCAATGTCCCATCGGCTAGGCTTCGGCACGGTTGCGCCAGATTTCCCAGGCGAAACGGGCGCGGACACCCAAATCGAGAAACGGCCGCGGCGGCAGTTTGGTGGGCGCGCCCAAACTCTCCATATCGGCGATTAGGGGATTGTCGCGCCCGGTCGCCATGTCGGCGGCCAGAGTCCCGCCTATGGTTCCCTTGGTGACGCCAACCGCATTCTGGCACACCGCGGTATAGATGTTCGGCGCCACGCGCCCAAAGCCCGGCGCGTGATTGCGCGACAGGCACAGGAATCCGGTCCAGGTATGTTCGATCGTGACCTTGGGCAGCATCGGGAAGCGTTCAGCAAATAGGCGCTGGTGGGTGCGGGAAGCGTCCGTGCGCTGGGCATCGGAGACGCGGAAATTGGGTTGAAAGTGGACATTCTGGCGAATCAGGATGCGCCGGTCCGCGGTCAGCCGCATGGTAATCCCGGCGAACGCATTGGCCGGTGTCAGCCCCCAATTGTCGACGCCGCCGAGCGCTTGGCGCTCGTCATCGTCGAGGGGTCGGGTGAGGCTGGCATGGGATGCGAAGACCAGCAGGCGTCCTTTGAAAAAGCCAAAATGCTGGGCGAAACCGTTGGTCGTCACGATCATCTTGGGCGCCGTTACGGCGCCGTTCGGGACCGACAGGCGGACCGTATTTCGGTAATCGGCCTCGGTCACGGGACAATGCTCGTAAAGGGTGACGTTCGCGGGCAACGAGTCTGCCAGGCCCCGGGTCAGCGCGGCCGGGTTCATCAGAATGGTGCCCGGCGTATAAACGGCGGTTTGGAAATGCGGCGTGCCAACCGCGCCCACCAGCGCTTTCCTATCGACCCAGCGATAAGGCTCGCCCAGAGCCTCCAGCTCCTTGACGAACGGGTGAAGTACCTCACTTGCGCCCCGTTCGGTGACCGCCGCGTGAAATTTCCCGGTTTGTGTCCATTGGCAGTCGATGGCGTGCGCTTCCACCAGCGCCCCCAGTTGACTTACCGCGGCGCGCGCCAAGCGGATGAATCGCTCCGAGGCCTCGAGCTCGGCCAACGAACTGCCGACATTGTGGGGGACGTCGATGGCGAATCCGGAATTGCGCCCCGAGGCACCTTCGCCAACTTCCTGGGCTTCGATAAGAACGATCTTGTCTTGCGGACGGTTCTCGGCCAAGCGGCGCGCAGCGGCGAGTCCCGCGAACCCGGCGCCAACGACGACGTAATCCGCGTGAATTTCACGCTCCAACGGCGGACGCGGAACGCGACGCGCCAGAATGCGACTCCACCCGTTGGTCGCGTCGTCCGCCGGCAGGACAGCGATCTTGGTCATGGTTGAAATTCTTCCTTCAAATTGCCCCTGGCGGCATCCGCTCACCGCGGCAGTCGGACCGTTTGCACGGCGAACGGATTCCACAGTCGCCTGGAGCTCGCTTTATTGCCGCTTGAGCTTCTCCATACAATACTGTATGGAGCCATACAAGGGTGTATGGAGACATCGCCGAAAGGATGGGTCGAATAGTGATAGACCGGCCGGGAACTACCGATAACCGTCTCGACGACCAGGGCAGCGAACGCCCCCTTGGTCGCGGGGACTGGATCGACACGGCCCTGGCGATCCTGGTCAGCGACGGCATCGATGCGGTCAAGATCACGCGGCTCGCCGATACCATGGGCGTCACGCGCGGCAGCTTTTATTGGCATTTCGAGAACCGCGCCGACCTGCTCGACGCGCTGATTGGACGCTGGGAAGCGAAGAACACGTCGGCCGTGGTGGCCGCGGTCGAGACCGCGGCGGATCTGACCGAAGGCATTCTCGCCCTGTTCGACGCCTGGATGGATGTCGGACGGTTCGACCCGGGCCTCGATTCGGCGATGCGCGATTGGGCGCGACGTTCGTCACGGGTCAGGGCGACCGTCGACGATGCCGACAAGCGTCGCGTGGACGTCATCGCAGCGTTGTTCGAGCGCGCCGATTACGACCCGGCCGAGTCGATAATCCGCGCCCGTGTCATCTATTTCTCCCAGGTCGGGTACTACGCCCTCGGGATCGAAGAGACCCTGGGCCAACGTGTCGCCCACATCGAAACCTTTTACCTGACATTCACCGGGCGCCAAATGGACCGGGACCTAGCCCAGGCTTATCGCCGCCGGCACGGCATTGGCCCGGGACGGGAGCAGCGCGGATCGCAAACGAGAAAGACGGCGCCGCGGCGGAGGAGAGGATAGCCCATGGTCGCTGAACCCGCGCCGGCCCGTCGTGGCCGACGAAGGCGAAATCGCACGGAGGCCGGCGGGAAAATGTCCCGCAGCGCCGACCTCGTGAACCTGAATTATGTTCGCGTCAGAAATCCCTACCGGCCGATCGAGCAGTTCTCGGCCGATCAGATCGAAGCCATCCACGAGGCTTCATTGACGGTTCTCCGCGAGATCGGAATTCGGGTTCTTAGCGACGAAGCTTTGGCCATATTCAAGGGCGCCGGGGCCGCCGTGGATCCGTCGAGTCAGCGCGTGCGTTTCGATGATGAGATGGTTCTCGAAGCGGTGGCCAAGGCATCGCCGACGGTCAAGGTTCGTGCCCGCAACGCGCTGCGCGACATGGAGGTCGGCGGTGACAATGTCGTTTTCTGCACTGTCGGCGGGCCGCCCAACATTTCCGATCTGGAAAATGGACGGCGGTCCGGCACGCTTGCCGACTTCACCGATTTGGCTCGGCTCGCCCAATGTTTCGACGTCATCCATTGCCACGGTGCGAGCGTCGAAGCGATGGATATCGAGACTCGTTTCCGCCACCTAGAGATCACCCGTGCTCTCCTCGTCGAAACCGAGAAGGTTCCATTCGTCTATTGCCGCGGTCGTGAGACGGTTGCCGACGTGATGGAGATGGTGCGGATCGCTCGTGGGATCCCAACCGACCGGTTCGATGCCGAACCGAGTTGCTACACCGTGGTCAACATGAACTCGCCGCTGCAACTCGATATCCCGATGTCCAAGGGCATTATCGACTTCGCGCGGCGCGGGCAGTTGATGATCCTGACACCGTTTACCCTGGCCGGCGCAATGGCGCCGGTGTCGATCGCCGGCGCCCTGGTACAGCAAAATGCCGAGGCGCTAGCAGGGCTCGCGCTCTCACAATTGGTACGCCCCGGCGCGCCCGTTGCCTATGGCGGCTTCACTTCGAACGTCAATATGAAAAGCGGTGCGCCGGCCTTCGGCACGCCCGAATACGTCAAGGCCGCCTTCGCCAGTGGCCAGCTGGCTCGGCGCTATAACCTGCCGTGGCGATCCTCGAACGCCAACGCTTCGAACGCACCCGATGCCCAGGCGGCCTATGAATCGCAGATGGCCCTATGGGGTGCCCTGATGGGCGGCTGCAACATCGTGATGCATGGTGCCGGGTGGCTTGAGGGCGGGCTTACCGCATCCTTCGAGAAATTCATCATCGACGTCGAAATGCTGCAAATGTTCGCCGAGATGTTCCGGCCCGAGCCCTGCGATGCCGGGGCACTCGCCCTCGATGCCATGCGCGAGGTCGGGCCGGGAGGCCACTATTTCGGCGCAGCGCACACGTTGGAACGCTACGAGAATGCGTTCTATTCGCCGTTGCTGTCCGATTGGCGCAACTTCGAGACTTGGAATGAGGCCGGCTCGGTCGACGCCACCCATCGCGCCCACGCGATCTACAAGGACGCGCTCAAGAATTTCGAGCGGCCGCCGATGGATTCGGCAATTCGAGAAGAACTCGATGCCTTCGTCGAGCGCCGCCAAGCCGAGGGCGGTGCAAATCTGGACGATTGACGAACTTGCGGCCTAGTTCCAATCGTTTCTAGTAGGGCTCGCAATCGCCGACGACCACGCGGCACATTTCCGCATTGCTGTCGTGCCTCCTGCAGCTCTCGAGCGCATTGTTGACGGCGACGGTGCGGTTGGTGTCGTGCCAAGAGTACAGTCGATTGGCGCCCAAATTGTTCTCGGCGAAGGCGGTGCACTGCCAAGCCGACGCCGTCTCGGTCATCGGGTTCTGCGAGCAACCCAGAAGAATCGCCCCAAGGGCGGCCAGTGCCAAGGCTCGGTAATGGTTCATTCGAATTCTCCACATCGACTTCAAGGGACGCCCATGCCCGGTCCGCTAGGGGAAATCTCAAACTACCAACATTCAGTCCACTCCGGGCGCCAACCGTATCCACAGGAGCGGCGGCGGACAAGGGGGCGAAATTCGCCTCAGTCGTAAATTGGAAGACCGCTCGGCACTTCCGACGGCACGAGATGGCTCAGATCCACGCTGGACGGATCGGTCAACGCAGCGAGAAAGGCGACGAGATCGGCGACCTCGAAATCCGTCAATCCTATCGGCGACAATTCATTGGCTTTCGCGACGCCCGCCCAATCGCTGCTGTCTGCATCGGCATCCTTGGCGGCGAGATCGGCGCGATCGGGCAACCGCGCCTGGCCGATATCGTAGTTTGCCGCGGCGGCAACGGGGTCCAAGTGGTGACGGACCACCGCCTCCAGGCTCCCATAAGCGCCGCTGTGGCCCCACGGACCGGTCAGTGCCGCGTTGCGCAGGGGAGGCGTGCGAAATCGGTAGCGATCGGCATCGAGATCGGTGACCCGGCGACGGCCGAAATCGCCCTTTCCGCCTGTGCCGTCACCTTTGCCGGGTCCGATCTGCGGCATGGCGATAGCGTGAAAGCCCTGGTCGGAAAGGAATGGTCCCGCATGGCAGGTCGAACAGCCCGCCTTGCCGTAAAACAGGCGAGCGCCGCGCCGTGATTCGGCATCCATGGCGAAGGCGTCGCCCCTGAGCCAGCGGTCGAAGGGCGAATTGTCGGCGCGGAAGGCCGCGGTCTCGAAGCCGGCGATCGCGTTGGCGGCGTGGACGAACGTAATGTCGTTCGGACCGGCCAACGCGGGATAGACCTTCATGAACAGATCGACATAGGCCGGGATCGTCCGCAGCCGGTCGGCGAGCAGCGTCCAGGCGCCATTCTCGCCGGCAAGGTCGCCAGTCGCGACGGCGCTTGCGATCGAGTTCTCCCCCGGATGACCGGCCATTTCGTCGGCCGTCGCAACCGGGAACATCGCCTGGACCGCGAGCACCGAATCGAGTCCGGGAGGAAGTTTGTCCCCGGCCGGGCTCCTGAAGCCGGCCGGATGCGACGGATCCCGTTCGACACGGCCATCATGGAACAAGACCGTTACCGACTTGGCGCCCAGGTTGAACAATCCGGGGCTGTTCCGTGCCACCCGGTTCTGCACGCCGGTAAACGCGTTGCCCGGATGGCGGGTCACGCCGAGGCCGGCAGCCCCTTCGCCGAGCGGCAACGACAGTCCGTCCGTGGTATGAGCGAGGGGGTGATGGCAGGTGGCGCAGGCGATATTGAGATTGCCGCTCAGCACCTTGTCGAAGAACAAGAGGCGGCCAAGCTCGATCCGGGCGTGGTCGTCGGGCCCCAGAATCGGAAAATCTTCCGCCGTCAAGGGCGGTGGCAACCCGGCGGGACGGATTTCGTCGGTCGGTTGCGCGACCCGCGACTCGGCCCACGCCGCAGCCGCCGCGAGCGCGAATGCGATACCGAGGAGAAATACTCTCAGCACAGGAAGATCCCGGGTCACGTCTTGCCGAACCATGGGCGATTGAAGAATCACATTGTGGCAGGTTGACGGCGCGATAGTAAAGTACACTTCGGTTGAAGACAGCGTTATCGCGGGTGGCGGCACACCGCTATTCCCTTAGCCGCGCATTTTTGAAGCCGGAGGCACCGCCGGGCCGATCACCCGGTTCCGCCGGCGCCGGGATCGAGCGGAACAAGCTTACCGCAAGACAGGACGGAGTTGCCGGCCATGGCCGTAACCGAATCGACGAAACTGCCGCTCGGCACCGCGGCGCCCGATTTCTGCTTGCCCGACACCGACGGGAGCGATCGCACGCTTTCCGATTTTGGCGCCGCGCCGGCGCTGTTGGTCGTCTTCATGTGCAATCACTGCCCCTATGTCATCCATCTGAAGGAGGCCCTGGCCCGGTTCGCCGCGGAATACAAAGAGCGTGGACTTGCGGTCGTGGCCATCAACGCCAACGATCCCGAGCACTATCCCGCCGACGCGCCGGATAAGATGGCCGAGGACGTCGCCGCCTACGGCTATTCCTTTCCCTACCTGTTCGATGAATCGCAGGATGTCGCCAAGGCATATCGCGCCGCCTGCACGCCGGACTTCTATTTGTTCGATGGTGACCGCAAGCTGGTCTATCACGGCCAGTTCGACGACAGCCGGCCGGGGGCCGATCTGCCGGTGACAGGGGCCGATTTGCGGGCGGCCTCCGACGCGGTGTTGGCCGCCAGTGAACATGATGCAACGCAATCGGCCAGCGTCGGTTGCAGCATCAAGTGGAAGCCCGGCAATACGCCCGACTATTTGGGCTGAGAAAAACCCGCGGGCTTCATTTTTTCCCATCCCGAACACGTCGCCGGCCTTTCCGGCGTGATGCGATCACCGGTTCTGAATGCGTTCTTCGGTGCGCCGTTCGAACCATCCGTCGGGTGACGACACCGGGTAGAGGTAGCCCAACACTGCGAGCGTCGCGAACAGGGCGGCAAAAACCAGCAGAAACCAGCCGCGCTTGTTCATGACGCCGATCGTGACCCGGGGTCAGAGATAGGCGCCGGGATGGCGCAGGGCGTAATCGGCCAACTGCTCGGTGATGTAGTGGTAGGCGTCATCGATCGAGTCGGTGCGGTGAATGAGGCTCAGGTCGTCTTCGCTTATCGTGCCGAATTTCGCCATCGCCTCCAGATTGACGACTTCGTTCCAAAACGCGCTGCCGAACAATACGATCGGCAAGTGCTTTCGAATCTTCTTGGTCTGAAGCAAGGTCAGACACTCGAACAATTCGTCCAATGTGCCGAATCCGCCGGGCATGATGACCATCGCCTTGGCCAGGTAGAGGAACCAGAACTTGCGCATGTAGAAGTAGTGGAATTCGAACGACAGGTCGTGGGTGATATAGGAGTTGATGCTTTCCTCGAAGGGCAGCGAGATGCCGAGGCCGATATTGATACCCTTGGCCTCGCTGGCGCCACGATTGGCGGCTTCCATGATGCCGGGGCCACCACCCGAGCAGATGACGAACCGGCGCTGACTGTCTTTGAGCCCTTTGGACCACAGGGTCAGGCGATGGGCGAGTTCGCGGGTCGCTTCGTAGTACTGGGCCATGGCGACCCGCCGCTCGGCGACGGTCGTGTCGCCGCCGGCCGCCTGCACCGCTTCCAATTCGGCGTGAGCAGCCTCGGCCGAGACGATCCGCGCCGAACCGAAGAACAGAATGGTATCGGAGATCGACCGCGCTTCGAAGCGTTCGAATGGCTCGAGATATTCGGCCAGCATGCGCAAGGGACGAGCGCTCACGCCGTCGACGAAGTCGCGATTGTGGTAGGCTTTAACCGGGCCCTGGGGAGATGCAGCCTTTGAAGGTGCCATGAATTGCCCTGCGCTTCAGTGAAATCGAAGGCAATCGTACGTCATTGATGAGGGGCAGGCGAGTCGTGCCGCCTTCAGCCGTCGTCGATCATCGTCAACCGCGCCGACAGCTCGCGTTTTAACACTTTGCCATTGGTGTTCCGCGGCAGGTCGTCGACGAGAAATATGTCTCGGGGCAGTTTGGCAGCGCTCAGCTTGGTGCGGCAGAGCAGCATCAGGTCCTGCTTCGACACGTCTGCCGAGAGGACGACGAAAGCGGCGATTTCCTCGCCCAACAACCGAGAAGGCCATGGCACGACGGCGGCGTCCTTGACCGCCGGATGAGCGGTTAGGACGGCCTCGATCTCGCCCGGGTAGAGGTTGGCGCCGCCGCGGATGATGATGTCGGAGGACCGTCCGAGAAGGTGGATGAACCCGTCTTCGTCGAGCCGAGCGATATCGCCCGAATAATGCCAGCCGTCGCGGACCATTTCCGGCGGCAACGCGTCATCGGGAGTTTTGTCTTGAAGGAAGATCGTTTCCGAGGGGAGAAACCGTAGTGAGCCTGTTTCACCCGTCGCTACCGGACGATCGCTTTCGTCAATAATTTCAACGACCACATGAGCCGCGGGGCGGCCCACGGTCTCGGCATGGGTCGCTATCGCGTCGGGCGGCAGAACACTGATCAAACCACCCGAACTGGTGCCATAGAGATCGCAGAATGCCGAGCTGATATGGGCGAGCGCCTGCCGCTTTTCCTCGCTGTGAAGAACAGCACCCAGACATATGGTGGAGCGCGCATTCGGCAGCAGCAAGCCGTCGGACGCCGGCAGTGCAATCAGATTCCGAACCATCGGCGGGACCAGGGCGAATTGGTTGGCCGAGTAGCGTTCAGCCACCTCGAGAAACTGTTGGGGATTGAACATCGATCCGAGGACATAGACGGCGCCGCCGGCGATCAGGACATTTGTACAATAGGAACGGGCGACGGAAAACTGAAACGGCAGCACCGAAACATAGACTGACAATGCCCCCCAATTCCCTTCGATATAATTTATCACAGCGCGGGCGAGCAGGCGGCTATGCGTCATCGGGATAGCTGTCGGCTCGCCCGTCGTTCCAGACGACATGTTGAAGTAAGCGATCCGATTTGCCGTTCGCTGGTATGGCCCCAAGGGCGCCGATCGGGCAACGGATTCATGCCACACCCCGTCGACAACCGACGCCGGATACCCGCTACCGTCGGGCGCCAGCCGATGTTCGAGCACGAGGGAAACGTCGAATCGCGCCGCGAATGCCGCCCGCTCGGCACCCTTGCCGCGCCAGTCCATGGCTACGGCGGTAGCGTCGATGCGCCAGACGGCGAACATTGCGATTAGAAAATCCGCATTGTCATGGAGGCAGAGCCCGACCCGGTCGCCAGGCGCCACGCCCAGCGTGAGCAGATGCGATGCGGTGCGGTCGATGAGGTCGTCGAGCTCGCCATAGGTCAGCGCGCGGTCCTGGTCGATCAAGGCGGGCTTTTCGGAATGTATCCGCGCGATGGTGCGGAGCAGGTCGGAAAGATTTACGGCGGGCATTTGAGATGAGGCCTCGGCAGTCGGGGGGAGCGCAGCTAGAGATTACTTGACGACGGCGGCAACGCAATTGCAGTGTTCGGGCAACTTGTCGGAAAGGCGAATCGGCAGCGTTTAAGGGAAGAGCCGGCCGGGCGCCTGGTCCGCGGGTCCAAAAGTGGTTTAATTTGCAGGAAAGATATCTGTGATGTGGCAGCGTCTTGCGGTCAGTCTGGTTTTTGCCGTCGTCGTGTCGTCGGTGGCGCGTGCGGAACCGATCACGGTTGGGGGATCTCCCACCGGGCAGCCCTTGAACGCCATGGCGACGGCGATCGCCAAGGTGGCCAATCGGCACGAGGGCCTCGATATTCGCGTCCAGCCGTTTCGCGGCTCATCGCAATACGTGCCGCTGGTCAACGCGGGGGAGCTCTTGGGCGGCGTCGCAAACGCGCTCGAACTCGGTTTTGCCTATCATGGGACGGGCACGTTTGACGGTCACCCCAATCCCAATATTCGCTTGATCACGGCGACCTATCCGTTTCGTGTCGCGTTCGCGGTCATGGCCGATAGCGGTATCGGTTCGGTCGCGGATCTCAAGGGAAAGAGACTTCCCAGCGGGTATGGGGCGGCGAAAATCGGTCCGGTCTTGCAGGACGGCCTGCTGGCCAACGCCGGACTGACGATGGCCGATGTTACCGCCGTGCCGATCACCCATTTCAGCGAGGGCCGTGATCTTTTCGGGCGCGGTATTATCGACGCGATCATCGCCGTGATCGGTTCCTCGGCGTTGATCGAATTCGAGCGTCGCTACGGCGACTTGCGCGTCCTGCCGATTAGCGACGCGCCGGCGGCCATGGAGGCCTTGCGCCGGTTCATTCCGGTCGCGGAGATAGCGACCGCCGAGCCGGGTCCGCGGATGGCCGGAGTTCTCGAGCCGATCAATGTGCTGGGTTACAAGTTCTTCTTCTTTGCGAGCGAATCGATGCCCGATGACGTTGCCTACAAGATCGCCAAGGCGACCTATGGAAACAAGGCGGATCTTGCGGCGGCGGTGCCGGCTTTCAACGGATTCGACCCGGAGCAAATGGCGCCGGATATCGGCGTGCCGTACCACCCGGGGGCGATCAAGTTCTATAAGGAAGTTGGTTTGTGGCAGGACCGGAACTAGACGATACGGAACCTGCCGAGCCCGCTCTCCCTGCCACAGAGGTCGCGAAGTCACACGGTCCTTGGGCTGCCCTGCTGGCGGCGTGCTTTCTGGTCTTGTTGGTTGTGTGGGCGCTGGAATTGCCGCGCCGAATTGGCGTGCCCTTACTGCCTGAGCAACTGGCGGCAACCTGTCTTGCGATCGCATTCATCCTAATCTTCCTATTCGTGCGGCCGTTCCGCTTTAGAGGCCGGCGCATCATCTGGCCGGACGCCGTTTTGGGTGCCGTGGGCGCCGCCGCGGCGCTGTATGTTGCGGCCGACTATTCGAATTTGGTCGAGAACCTCTACAATCGGCGCGTTGAGGCCGCAATCGTTGGCGGCCTTATGCTGGTGGTCGTCCTCGAAGCGATGCGTCGAACCGTCGGGACCGGCTTGGCGATACTCCTCGCCGTCATGATCATCTACGCGCTCTTTGGGCACTATCTCCCGGGCGCGATTCAGGCGCTGTCAACATCCGCGGACATCTTAGCCGGCTACCTTTTGCTCAGCCCGAATTCGTTGGTTGGCCGCCCCCTGGTTATTGTCTCCAGTATCGTCGTGCCGTTCGTATTCTTTGGCCATGTATTCACGACCGGCGGCGGCGGCGCATTCATGACCGATCTTGCCGGTGCCATTACCGGACGGCGCCGGGGCGGGGCGGCGAAGGTCGCGGTCCTGTCCTCAGGCCTGTTCGGCTCGGTTTCGGGGAGTGTCGTCTCGAACGTGATGACGACCGGGGCCTTCACGATCCCTATGATGCGCCACGCGGGGTTTCCGGCGCGCACGGCTGCCGCCATCGAAGCGGTGGCGTCGACCGGCGGCCAATTGATGCCGCCGGTGATGGGAACGGCCGCTTTCTTCATGATCGAATTCCTCGGTGTATCCTACACCGAGGTTGTCGCGGCCGCGGCAATTCCCGCGGTCCTCTATTTCGTAGCCCTGTTCATTCAGGCCGATCTCATCGCTGCGCGCCTCGGCATTGGGCGACCGCCCGAAAGCGGAAGCCGCAATGTCGGTGCCATTCTTCTCGATGGCTGGCATTTCCTTGTTCCGCTGGCGACAATCATTACCGCACTCGTCCTATTCAACCGCAGCCCACAATGGGCCGCATTGACCGGAACCGTCGTTCTGATTGTTCTTGCCCGCATCTTTGCGTATCGGGGCCGGCGAGCGACCGTCATAGAAATCCTGAAGTCATTGACTTCGGCCGTCTACCAATCCTTGCCGATCATCATCGTCGGCTGCGGCGCCGGTGCCGTCCTGGGAACCCTGGATGCCTCGGGGCTTTCCTTTTCGTTCGGCATGTACCTGTATAATTCGGGGCCCGACAATTTACCGCTACTCCTAATTCTCACGGCGTCGGCTTGCATCTTTCTCGGCATGGGGTTGCCGACCTCGGCAATATACATCCTGCTTGCAACGTTGATCGCACCCGACCTCGTGGCACTCGGTGTCGAACCGATCGCGGCGCATCTTTTCGTGCTCTATTTCGGCATGATGTCGATGATCACGCCACCCATCGCGTTCGGCGCTTTCGCCGCCGCTAGCCTCGCGGGCACGAATTTCGTTCGCACGGCCTTGACGGCGATCAGGTTTGGCTGGTCGGCTTTCATTCTGCCGTTCGTCTTTGTCTTGACGCCGGCGCTCATTGGCTATGGGAGCCCAGGTGAAATTATCTTTGTGGTTGTTTGCGCGACCGCCGGCATATGGTTGATCTCGGCCGCGATGGCGGGCTATCTCGGCGGGCGGCTTGGCTACACAAGCCGCATTTTCTTGCTCGTTGCCGGAATTCTTGCCCTTTATCCGGATTTCTCGTCGCTACCCGGCATCGTGGCAAGCGTTGCCGGGGTCTTGCTCGGTGCGGCGACATTCGCCTATGAATATCTCGGGACGTTAAGGGGATCCTCGGCGTGAGGCATTGCGAAACTCCACAAGGAAGCTTGCCGCCGGCTGTGGCTGGCTGTCGCGTACAGCCGATCCTTTCCGTCGGCCAGCGCATCTGCCGAGGTTTCTGAGCTATGGTGATCGAAGCGATCGAATCATCAGATCCGGCGGTCCTCCCGCGGCCGGATTTCTTGCCGCCCCACGAACTTCCGCGTACCGATATCGAGCGATGGTTGGTGATGGTGTGGGAGCGCCTGCTGAATCTCGCGCCGATCGGAGTCGCCGATAATTTTTTCGACCTCGGCGGCGATTCGTTCATGGTGGTCACGGTATTTGCCGAGATCGAGAATACCTGGGGAATCGCATTGCCGCCGTCGTTGATTGTCGAGGCGCCGACGCCGCGAGAACTTGCCCGGCGCCTGGAGCGGCCCGATGCGGAATCGGCGCATCCCGGTCTCGTCTTTTTCAATGACAGCGGTTCCAAGCCGCCCTTGTATTTCGTTCACGGCCGGGGCGGCGAGATCATCTTCGCAATGCCGATCGCCGGCCTGCTCGATCGCGATCAACCGTTCTTCGGAATCAGATACGCGCCGGGGCGGGATTCTTGGCCGCGACCGCTGATCGTCGAAGACATTGCCGCGACATATGCGACGATGATGCAACAACGACATGGCCGTGGTCCGTTTCGCATTTGCGGATACAGCATAGGCGCGGTCATTGCCTTCGAAATCGCGCAGTGTCTGAGCCGTGCCGGTTGTGAAATCGATGGCCTCATCCTCGTCGATCCCGCCCAACGAGCCTTGTCGAGGCCCGCGGTCCTCAGATCGCATATGCGCGATGTTTTCAGCCGACCGCCCGGTGACGCGGCCAAGCTGATCCAGACCCGACTCACAGGATTGATGCGGAGGAGCTTGGAGCGAGGTCTGTTGAGGAGCATCGGCCATAGGCTCGCTGGCCCACGGCCGGAACGAGATCCGATGTGGGATCAGCTGAGGATTGAGTTTGCCCAGGCATCTCGGCTTT
Proteins encoded in this window:
- a CDS encoding trimethylamine methyltransferase family protein codes for the protein MVAEPAPARRGRRRRNRTEAGGKMSRSADLVNLNYVRVRNPYRPIEQFSADQIEAIHEASLTVLREIGIRVLSDEALAIFKGAGAAVDPSSQRVRFDDEMVLEAVAKASPTVKVRARNALRDMEVGGDNVVFCTVGGPPNISDLENGRRSGTLADFTDLARLAQCFDVIHCHGASVEAMDIETRFRHLEITRALLVETEKVPFVYCRGRETVADVMEMVRIARGIPTDRFDAEPSCYTVVNMNSPLQLDIPMSKGIIDFARRGQLMILTPFTLAGAMAPVSIAGALVQQNAEALAGLALSQLVRPGAPVAYGGFTSNVNMKSGAPAFGTPEYVKAAFASGQLARRYNLPWRSSNANASNAPDAQAAYESQMALWGALMGGCNIVMHGAGWLEGGLTASFEKFIIDVEMLQMFAEMFRPEPCDAGALALDAMREVGPGGHYFGAAHTLERYENAFYSPLLSDWRNFETWNEAGSVDATHRAHAIYKDALKNFERPPMDSAIREELDAFVERRQAEGGANLDD
- a CDS encoding cytochrome-c peroxidase translates to MVRQDVTRDLPVLRVFLLGIAFALAAAAAWAESRVAQPTDEIRPAGLPPPLTAEDFPILGPDDHARIELGRLLFFDKVLSGNLNIACATCHHPLAHTTDGLSLPLGEGAAGLGVTRHPGNAFTGVQNRVARNSPGLFNLGAKSVTVLFHDGRVERDPSHPAGFRSPAGDKLPPGLDSVLAVQAMFPVATADEMAGHPGENSIASAVATGDLAGENGAWTLLADRLRTIPAYVDLFMKVYPALAGPNDITFVHAANAIAGFETAAFRADNSPFDRWLRGDAFAMDAESRRGARLFYGKAGCSTCHAGPFLSDQGFHAIAMPQIGPGKGDGTGGKGDFGRRRVTDLDADRYRFRTPPLRNAALTGPWGHSGAYGSLEAVVRHHLDPVAAAANYDIGQARLPDRADLAAKDADADSSDWAGVAKANELSPIGLTDFEVADLVAFLAALTDPSSVDLSHLVPSEVPSGLPIYD
- a CDS encoding TetR/AcrR family transcriptional regulator, which codes for MIDRPGTTDNRLDDQGSERPLGRGDWIDTALAILVSDGIDAVKITRLADTMGVTRGSFYWHFENRADLLDALIGRWEAKNTSAVVAAVETAADLTEGILALFDAWMDVGRFDPGLDSAMRDWARRSSRVRATVDDADKRRVDVIAALFERADYDPAESIIRARVIYFSQVGYYALGIEETLGQRVAHIETFYLTFTGRQMDRDLAQAYRRRHGIGPGREQRGSQTRKTAPRRRRG
- a CDS encoding thioredoxin family protein, producing MAVTESTKLPLGTAAPDFCLPDTDGSDRTLSDFGAAPALLVVFMCNHCPYVIHLKEALARFAAEYKERGLAVVAINANDPEHYPADAPDKMAEDVAAYGYSFPYLFDESQDVAKAYRAACTPDFYLFDGDRKLVYHGQFDDSRPGADLPVTGADLRAASDAVLAASEHDATQSASVGCSIKWKPGNTPDYLG
- a CDS encoding FAD-binding oxidoreductase, producing the protein MTKIAVLPADDATNGWSRILARRVPRPPLEREIHADYVVVGAGFAGLAAARRLAENRPQDKIVLIEAQEVGEGASGRNSGFAIDVPHNVGSSLAELEASERFIRLARAAVSQLGALVEAHAIDCQWTQTGKFHAAVTERGASEVLHPFVKELEALGEPYRWVDRKALVGAVGTPHFQTAVYTPGTILMNPAALTRGLADSLPANVTLYEHCPVTEADYRNTVRLSVPNGAVTAPKMIVTTNGFAQHFGFFKGRLLVFASHASLTRPLDDDERQALGGVDNWGLTPANAFAGITMRLTADRRILIRQNVHFQPNFRVSDAQRTDASRTHQRLFAERFPMLPKVTIEHTWTGFLCLSRNHAPGFGRVAPNIYTAVCQNAVGVTKGTIGGTLAADMATGRDNPLIADMESLGAPTKLPPRPFLDLGVRARFAWEIWRNRAEA
- a CDS encoding LOG family protein produces the protein MAPSKAASPQGPVKAYHNRDFVDGVSARPLRMLAEYLEPFERFEARSISDTILFFGSARIVSAEAAHAELEAVQAAGGDTTVAERRVAMAQYYEATRELAHRLTLWSKGLKDSQRRFVICSGGGPGIMEAANRGASEAKGINIGLGISLPFEESINSYITHDLSFEFHYFYMRKFWFLYLAKAMVIMPGGFGTLDELFECLTLLQTKKIRKHLPIVLFGSAFWNEVVNLEAMAKFGTISEDDLSLIHRTDSIDDAYHYITEQLADYALRHPGAYL